A window of Mixophyes fleayi isolate aMixFle1 chromosome 10, aMixFle1.hap1, whole genome shotgun sequence contains these coding sequences:
- the PDP2 gene encoding pyruvate dehydrogenase [acetyl-transferring]-phosphatase 2, mitochondrial produces MSRTFSGWILNTAKHSLTLVRSGRRSYSQCLVKRNQLRWRKMRSGKAVTQTCLCYPVHQTIFSKDRSYRHATEDVHYQLSPQQIDYILRANEQSYKIPDFDGKNQSTVLKFESNLLASNTPCEDRRSAATCLQTKGNMFGIFDGHAGSACAQSVSERLFYYIAVSLMSQETLEEIEFAREHMKPVLPILQWHKHKNDYLYREIATLYVDHLRVYWQQLIDLDNESGMSVADAMSYAFQRLDSDISLEAQVPTEDQFVRNLTLQIAFSGSTACVSHIDGVHLHVANTGDCRAILGVQDDNGTWSAVPLTSDHNAFNNSELQRVREEHPASEQETVVTDQRLLGILMPFRAFGDVRFKWSEALQKSVLQNTCDLEPLNIYQYYPANYHTPPYLTAAPEVTYHKLRPQDKFLVMASDGLWDMLENQDVVKLVAEHLSEVRLQGPQVSVGKRSLGYMQNLLLKRRTRRFNLQDQNIATHLIRNAIGSNEDGEIEQERLSAMLSLPDDVSRMYRDDITVTVVFFNSSVIEAHYRENERE; encoded by the coding sequence ATGTCAAGAACCTTTTCCGGCTGGATCTTGAACACTGCAAAGCACAGCCTGACCCTGGTCCGCAGTGGAAGACGTTCGTATTCGCAATGTCTTGTGAAAAGGAACCAATTGAGATGGAGGAAGATGCGCTCGGGTAAGGCAGTCACGCAAACCTGTTTGTGCTACCCAGTCCACCAGACGATCTTCTCAAAGGATCGATCCTACAGGCACGCCACGGAGGATGTCCACTACCAGCTGTCGCCGCAACAAATTGATTACATCCTGAGAGCCAACGAGCAGTCCTATAAGATACCAGATTTCGATGGCAAAAACCAAAGTACCGTTCTGAAGTTTGAAAGTAATTTACTGGCTTCCAACACGCCCTGTGAGGACCGGAGGAGTGCAGCTACATGCCTGCAGACCAAGGGAAACATGTTTGGCATCTTCGATGGCCATGCCGGTTCTGCGTGTGCCCAGTCCGTCAGCGAGCgactgttttattacattgccGTCTCGCTGATGTCTCAGGAAACTTTAGAGGAGATTGAGTTTGCCAGAGAGCACATGAAGCCCGTGTTGCCAATTCTCCAATGGCACAAGCATAAAAATGATTACCTGTACAGAGAGATCGCAACGCTCTACGTGGACCATCTGCGGGTGTACTGGCAACAGCTAATTGATCTGGATAATGAGTCTGGAATGAGTGTGGCCGATGCCATGTCCTACGCATTTCAGAGGCTGGATAGCGATATCTCCTTGGAAGCCCAGGTCCCAACGGAGGACCAATTTGTCCGGAACCTCACTTTACAAATCGCATTTTCTGGGTCGACAGCCTGCGTGTCGCATATAGACGGTGTCCACTTGCATGTTGCTAATACCGGGGACTGCCGAGCAATCTTGGGGGTCCAGGATGATAACGGTACGTGGTCTGCTGTCCCTCTCACCTCTGACCACAATGCCTTCAATAATTCCGAACTACAGAGAGTGCGAGAGGAGCACCCGGCCTCTGAACAGGAAACCGTGGTGACCGATCAGAGGTTGCTGGGTATTTTAATGCCGTTTCGGGCATTTGGTGATGTCCGCTTTAAATGGAGCGAAGCCTTGCAGAAAAGCGTCTTGCAAAACACTTGCGATCTAGAACCTTTAAATATATATCAGTATTATCCAGCGAACTACCACACCCCGCCATATCTAACGGCGGCACCGGAGGTGACCTATCACAAGCTGAGACCTCAGGACAAGTTCCTGGTCATGGCATCTGATGGACTTTGGGACATGCTGGAGAACCAGGATGTGGTAAAACTTGTAGCGGAACATCTTTCTGAGGTCAGGTTACAGGGACCTCAAGTTTCCGTGGGGAAACGCAGTTTGGGATACATGCAGAACTTGCTTCTAAAGAGACGAACAAGGCGATTTAACTTGCAGGACCAGAACATTGCCACGCACCTGATCCGAAACGCCATCGGGAGCAATGAGGATGGCGAGATCGAGCAGGAGAGACTGTCGGCCATGTTGAGTTTGCCGGATGATGTATCCAGGATGTACCGGGACGACATCACCGTTACCGTTGTCTTCTTTAACTCTAGCGTTATCGAAGCGCACTACAGAGAAAACGAAAGGGAATAA